A section of the Alkalihalobacillus sp. LMS39 genome encodes:
- a CDS encoding helix-hairpin-helix domain-containing protein, whose protein sequence is MSSIIKLPLNHEEKSKLRKAKIKISELHTFTVDHISELLDIPLEKAKTLKGLAEFQTIPSIGYKLAEKLVFQLKLYSLTEIKDKDAAHLFDQLEQQLGVWTDSCVEDQIRCVIHYAKNQNSNKQWFDFTEERKMYREKYGFPETRPTKAWFDKE, encoded by the coding sequence TTGAGCTCTATAATCAAATTACCACTCAATCATGAAGAAAAATCCAAACTACGAAAAGCAAAAATAAAGATAAGCGAATTACATACTTTTACTGTCGATCATATTAGCGAACTCTTAGACATACCACTTGAAAAAGCCAAGACTTTAAAAGGGCTAGCAGAGTTTCAAACTATTCCTTCGATTGGCTATAAGTTAGCTGAAAAACTAGTATTTCAGTTGAAGCTCTATTCTCTAACTGAAATCAAGGATAAAGATGCTGCTCACCTTTTTGACCAATTGGAACAACAACTTGGTGTATGGACTGATAGTTGTGTCGAAGACCAAATCCGGTGTGTGATACACTATGCCAAGAATCAGAACTCTAACAAGCAGTGGTTTGATTTTACAGAAGAAAGAAAGATGTATCGCGAAAAATATGGCTTTCCAGAGACACGACCTACAAAGGCTTGGTTTGACAAAGAATGA
- a CDS encoding ABC transporter ATP-binding protein, whose amino-acid sequence MLETIHVSKSFKGKKAVQDVSLYLNQGESVGLIGPNGAGKSTTISMISTLIKPTTGEIKLNGVNTINNPSELRKILGVVPQEIALYEELSAYENLQFFGSIYNLTGKELEKNIQEALDIVGLKDRQKDVVKTFSGGMKRRINIAAALLHQPKILILDEPTVGIDPQSRNHILETVRMLNEKDNTTILYTSHYMEEVEQLCDRLYIMDNGEIIAAGTKEELLSILSTEDTIKVEVSKLDEAFVEQVKSIDGVRKIEASQGQLKIIAKKGSHFIRELVHVADSHQVQIVQYQAETPSLEDVFLHLTGRTLRD is encoded by the coding sequence ATGCTTGAGACGATACATGTGAGCAAGTCTTTTAAAGGGAAAAAAGCGGTGCAAGATGTAAGCTTATATTTAAATCAAGGGGAGTCTGTCGGTTTAATCGGACCAAATGGTGCAGGAAAATCAACAACGATATCGATGATTTCGACATTAATAAAGCCGACAACGGGTGAAATTAAATTGAATGGTGTGAACACGATTAATAATCCGAGTGAGCTTCGAAAAATTTTAGGGGTTGTCCCCCAGGAAATAGCTTTGTATGAGGAGTTATCTGCTTATGAAAATTTGCAGTTTTTTGGTTCGATTTATAATTTAACTGGAAAGGAGTTAGAAAAAAATATTCAAGAAGCGTTAGACATTGTCGGCTTAAAAGACCGTCAAAAAGATGTGGTCAAAACATTTTCTGGTGGAATGAAGCGGAGAATCAACATTGCCGCTGCATTACTTCATCAACCAAAAATTTTAATTTTAGATGAACCGACAGTTGGAATTGACCCACAATCTCGAAATCATATTTTAGAAACAGTGCGCATGTTAAACGAAAAAGATAACACAACGATTTTATATACAAGTCATTATATGGAGGAAGTGGAACAGCTTTGTGACCGGTTGTACATTATGGACAACGGTGAAATCATTGCCGCTGGAACAAAAGAGGAATTGCTGAGCATATTATCCACAGAAGATACGATTAAAGTCGAGGTCAGTAAGCTAGATGAAGCGTTTGTAGAACAAGTGAAATCCATTGACGGGGTTCGTAAAATTGAAGCTAGTCAAGGACAATTGAAAATCATTGCGAAAAAAGGAAGCCATTTCATTCGAGAGCTTGTCCATGTGGCTGACAGTCATCAAGTACAAATTGTTCAATATCAAGCAGAGACGCCAAGTTTGGAAGATGTATTCCTTCACTTAACTGGCCGAACATTACGAGATTAG
- a CDS encoding ABC transporter permease encodes MFTYILRRLALLVPVLIGMTLITFSIVHLIPGNPAQVILGETATEQAIADLEESMGLNKPYFVQYGLYLSGLLQGDLGTSLRSKAEISSEIWPYIAATFELSLFAMLFAVIIGVNAGIISAWKQNSWFDFLAMFIALVGVSIPVFWLALMEQWIFAQELGWLPAYGRQNSRDPIEAITHFYVLDSLLHMDFERVMTSLKHLVLPSIALGTIPMAIIARMTRSSMLEVMKSDYIRTVRAKGAGQFLVIYKHALKNAVIPVLTVIGLQTGVLLGGAILTETIFSWPGIGRYVYEAINYRDYPVIQSGILVIAFIFVMINLIVDIQYKFIDPRIKY; translated from the coding sequence TTGTTTACTTATATATTGCGACGTCTCGCGTTATTAGTGCCAGTTCTTATTGGGATGACACTCATTACATTTTCCATTGTTCATTTAATCCCCGGAAATCCAGCTCAAGTGATACTTGGTGAAACCGCGACAGAACAAGCGATTGCTGATTTAGAAGAAAGTATGGGATTAAATAAACCATATTTCGTTCAATATGGACTTTATCTTTCTGGACTTCTTCAAGGTGATTTAGGGACATCCCTTCGTTCGAAAGCAGAAATCTCGAGTGAAATTTGGCCGTATATCGCAGCTACCTTTGAACTATCGTTGTTTGCGATGTTGTTTGCGGTCATTATTGGAGTAAACGCCGGAATAATTAGCGCATGGAAACAAAATTCGTGGTTTGATTTTTTAGCGATGTTCATTGCTTTAGTTGGTGTATCTATCCCTGTATTCTGGTTAGCTTTAATGGAACAATGGATTTTCGCACAAGAACTAGGATGGCTACCGGCATATGGAAGACAAAACAGTCGCGACCCGATCGAGGCCATTACACATTTTTATGTACTCGACTCTCTCCTTCATATGGATTTTGAACGTGTGATGACGTCATTAAAACATTTAGTGCTCCCAAGTATCGCACTAGGAACGATACCGATGGCGATTATTGCGCGGATGACTCGTTCGAGTATGCTTGAAGTCATGAAATCGGACTACATTCGTACGGTTCGTGCCAAAGGGGCAGGGCAATTCCTAGTTATTTATAAGCATGCATTAAAAAATGCCGTTATCCCTGTTTTAACAGTAATCGGTTTACAAACAGGTGTTCTCTTAGGTGGAGCTATTTTAACAGAGACGATCTTCAGTTGGCCAGGTATTGGTCGATATGTATATGAAGCAATTAATTACCGGGACTATCCTGTCATTCAATCTGGGATTTTAGTCATTGCTTTTATCTTTGTCATGATTAATCTCATTGTTGATATTCAATATAAATTCATTGATCCAAGGATTAAATACTAA
- a CDS encoding sensor histidine kinase, which yields MKLYFIWLAIHFLVWSLAILQLSTINEAQISSLSLFFLILFILPLFSEKKWIQTGLFCVQLVSLFIIFYPTEQWLSPFVLLLHALLFAEAVYYLDRVKSQIVLGVQMISVVFLVSEAMVTTAQYGFGSLFYLFVILACFYYQTGHIRLIEIQKQHNALLDEYRKMKRQLVIEEEQARLDERVRIGHEIHDSVGHKLTALLMQLEALRLSAEEKDKEKIGTLKNLAGESLDETRRAVKSFKQRDIGGLQGVIRLIRKLEMESFMKIHFSVKHGAFAAPLSGEQSFAIYRAVQEALTNIMKHSSTREAEVMFESPGGSVFRFEVSNQAPPNPFFHEGYGLKAMRERIEQVGGTLEIEYDRNEFIVRGIIRLTERRG from the coding sequence ATGAAACTCTACTTCATCTGGCTAGCCATTCATTTCTTAGTATGGTCTTTGGCCATCCTTCAATTATCAACTATAAATGAAGCGCAAATATCCAGCCTAAGCCTCTTTTTTCTTATTTTGTTCATTTTACCACTGTTTTCTGAAAAAAAATGGATACAAACTGGACTGTTTTGCGTACAGTTAGTATCGCTATTCATTATTTTTTATCCAACAGAACAATGGCTAAGTCCATTTGTGTTATTACTTCATGCTCTACTTTTTGCTGAGGCTGTGTATTATTTGGACCGTGTTAAAAGTCAGATTGTCTTAGGTGTTCAAATGATTAGCGTTGTTTTCTTAGTTTCAGAAGCAATGGTAACAACTGCACAATATGGGTTTGGTAGTTTGTTTTATTTGTTCGTAATTCTTGCTTGTTTTTATTATCAAACGGGTCATATCCGTTTAATAGAAATCCAAAAACAGCATAATGCCTTACTTGATGAATATCGAAAAATGAAACGGCAGCTTGTTATAGAGGAGGAGCAAGCGAGACTAGATGAGCGTGTCCGAATTGGGCATGAAATCCACGATTCGGTTGGGCATAAATTGACCGCCCTGCTCATGCAGCTAGAGGCCCTCCGTTTGTCAGCGGAAGAAAAGGACAAAGAGAAAATTGGGACTCTGAAAAACTTGGCTGGTGAAAGCTTGGATGAAACGAGACGAGCGGTGAAATCATTTAAGCAACGTGATATTGGTGGGTTACAAGGGGTTATCCGATTAATTCGGAAGTTAGAAATGGAAAGCTTTATGAAAATTCATTTCTCTGTAAAACATGGGGCTTTTGCCGCGCCATTATCAGGAGAACAGTCATTTGCCATTTATCGTGCTGTCCAAGAAGCGCTAACGAATATTATGAAGCATAGTTCGACTCGTGAAGCAGAGGTTATGTTTGAGTCACCGGGTGGCAGTGTGTTCCGTTTCGAAGTTTCGAATCAAGCTCCGCCTAATCCTTTTTTTCATGAAGGATATGGGTTGAAAGCGATGCGAGAGCGTATCGAGCAAGTCGGTGGAACATTAGAAATTGAATATGACCGGAATGAATTTATCGTCAGAGGTATCATTCGATTAACGGAACGGAGGGGATGA
- a CDS encoding response regulator transcription factor, with the protein MIKVLLAEDQVMVRQGLKMMIETDEEITVTGEANNGKEAVSLCEKQQFDIAILDIRMPEMDGLAAAKVLRSRFPHMKIVMLTTFDDNEYVLDALKLGASGYMLKNGDTESLIRSIKSALNGGLSLEDHVAAKVMPVLLNHEKEETVDPTLTPRERAILTCIGEGLNNKEVAERLGLSVGTVKNQTSHILEKLQLRDRTQLAIYAIRHRLV; encoded by the coding sequence ATGATTAAAGTTTTATTAGCAGAAGACCAAGTGATGGTGCGTCAAGGCTTAAAAATGATGATTGAAACTGATGAAGAAATTACGGTAACAGGGGAAGCGAATAATGGGAAGGAAGCGGTAAGTTTATGTGAGAAGCAACAGTTTGATATTGCGATATTAGATATCCGAATGCCTGAAATGGACGGACTTGCAGCAGCGAAAGTGTTACGTTCGCGCTTTCCACATATGAAGATTGTCATGCTTACAACCTTTGATGATAATGAGTATGTACTCGATGCGTTAAAGCTTGGTGCGAGCGGGTATATGCTGAAAAATGGGGATACGGAGTCTTTAATTCGCTCGATTAAAAGCGCACTAAATGGGGGGCTTTCTTTAGAAGACCATGTCGCTGCTAAAGTTATGCCTGTGTTATTAAATCATGAAAAAGAAGAAACCGTTGATCCAACATTAACACCAAGAGAACGTGCGATTTTAACTTGTATTGGAGAAGGGTTAAATAATAAAGAAGTCGCTGAACGATTAGGGTTGTCCGTTGGTACAGTAAAAAATCAAACAAGTCACATTTTAGAGAAATTGCAACTGAGGGATCGGACACAACTCGCGATTTATGCGATTCGACATCGTCTCGTGTAA
- a CDS encoding ABC transporter substrate-binding protein, translating to MKWKWSCLFAMMLAFLFVFAACSNSEETDNEPAEEPAEEAVDSEDEGEGTQEASGEQVLVFARGGDSESLDPGSTTDGESSRVTVQVLEGLLQFDKESFELTPGLAHDWEVSEDGLNYTFYLEEGVTFHDGSDFNAEAVKTNFERWSDPEHEYAFTDEGYVYSMYGTMFGGFKGDEGHVIDEINVINDHEIEFVLNQPLGFFLQNLGMSYFGITSPAALEEYGSKINENPVGTGPFKFVSWSKDDSIILDKNENYRIEGYPKLERVIFEVIPDNAARLIALRSGEIDIMDGLNPDDAAGIEAEDGLELLTRAENNFAYLGLNTQKEPLDQVEVRQAINYAIDKEAIGEALYAGYANVAKNPLPPGYLGYNDNVEGYGFNPEKAKELLAEAGYEGGLDIELWTMPVARPYMPDPETVSQIIQNNLEQVGINATIVREEWAPYLEKTMNGEQQLYMLGWSGTNGDPDYFLSSLLHGSNVGSSNRSFYQNDEVDKLLDAAKRAVDQDERADLYKQAQAIISEDSPMVTLVHSTPVMATSSNVLNYVPHPSTSEPLTEVELAN from the coding sequence ATGAAATGGAAATGGTCATGTTTATTTGCCATGATGCTTGCTTTTCTTTTCGTGTTTGCAGCTTGCAGCAATAGCGAGGAGACCGATAATGAACCGGCAGAAGAGCCAGCAGAAGAAGCCGTAGATTCCGAGGATGAAGGTGAAGGGACACAAGAAGCGTCTGGTGAACAAGTGTTAGTGTTTGCTAGAGGTGGAGATTCTGAAAGTTTAGACCCAGGTAGTACAACAGACGGGGAATCATCTCGTGTAACAGTCCAAGTATTAGAAGGGTTACTGCAATTTGATAAAGAGTCCTTTGAGCTTACTCCCGGCTTAGCTCATGATTGGGAAGTGTCTGAGGACGGCTTAAACTATACATTCTATCTTGAAGAAGGTGTGACCTTCCATGATGGATCCGATTTTAATGCAGAAGCTGTAAAAACAAACTTTGAGCGCTGGTCTGACCCAGAACATGAATATGCATTTACTGATGAAGGGTATGTGTATTCGATGTATGGCACGATGTTTGGTGGGTTCAAAGGGGATGAAGGGCATGTCATTGATGAAATTAATGTCATCAACGACCATGAAATTGAATTTGTTTTGAATCAGCCATTAGGTTTCTTTTTACAAAACTTAGGGATGAGTTATTTTGGAATTACGTCACCAGCAGCACTTGAAGAGTATGGTTCAAAAATTAACGAAAACCCTGTTGGTACAGGTCCATTTAAGTTTGTAAGCTGGAGCAAAGATGATTCCATTATTTTAGATAAAAATGAGAACTATCGTATAGAAGGGTATCCAAAGCTAGAACGCGTTATTTTTGAAGTCATTCCTGATAACGCTGCTCGATTAATTGCACTTCGTTCAGGTGAGATTGACATTATGGATGGACTAAATCCTGATGATGCAGCGGGAATTGAAGCAGAAGACGGCTTGGAGCTTTTAACTCGTGCGGAAAATAACTTCGCCTATTTAGGATTAAATACGCAGAAAGAACCACTTGACCAAGTGGAAGTACGTCAAGCGATTAACTATGCGATCGATAAGGAAGCCATTGGTGAAGCGTTATATGCGGGGTATGCAAATGTGGCGAAAAATCCACTACCTCCTGGATATTTAGGATATAACGACAATGTAGAAGGGTATGGCTTCAATCCAGAAAAAGCAAAAGAATTACTTGCTGAAGCTGGTTATGAAGGTGGATTAGATATTGAGCTTTGGACAATGCCTGTAGCAAGACCTTACATGCCAGACCCAGAGACGGTGTCACAAATCATTCAAAACAATCTAGAACAAGTCGGTATCAATGCAACGATCGTACGTGAAGAATGGGCGCCATATTTAGAGAAAACAATGAACGGGGAGCAACAGCTTTACATGCTTGGCTGGTCTGGAACAAATGGAGACCCAGACTATTTCTTAAGTAGCTTACTTCATGGCTCGAACGTTGGAAGTAGTAACCGTTCTTTCTATCAAAATGATGAAGTTGACAAACTATTAGATGCAGCAAAAAGAGCGGTGGACCAAGATGAAAGAGCAGACCTCTATAAACAAGCACAGGCAATTATCTCTGAAGATTCACCAATGGTAACATTAGTCCACTCTACACCAGTGATGGCGACTTCAAGCAACGTACTAAATTACGTCCCACATCCATCAACAAGTGAACCATTAACAGAAGTAGAATTAGCGAACTAA
- the nikC gene encoding nickel transporter permease, whose amino-acid sequence MTKRMTTPEEMEAVSPWKDAFRQLRKNRFAIIGFSIIVFFVLVAIIAPLLTSYTYAEQNVVNRLQPPSAEHWLGTDHLGRDIFTRIAYGARVSLMVGFFAVTGALVFGTLLGIIAGYYGRWVDMLISRIFDILLAFPSILLAIAIVAILGASLQNALIAIAIINIPIFGRLVRSKVISLREEEYIMAAKAQGMKNGRIILHHILPNSIAPIIVQSTLGFGTAILEAAALGFLGLGAQPPRPEWGQMLADSRDFLTLAPWTLVVPGVCIMLVVLGFNLMGDGLRDALDPKMKS is encoded by the coding sequence ATGACAAAAAGAATGACCACCCCTGAGGAAATGGAAGCGGTCTCCCCTTGGAAAGATGCATTTAGACAATTAAGAAAAAATCGATTCGCCATCATAGGATTTTCCATCATCGTCTTTTTTGTCTTAGTGGCCATCATTGCACCACTCTTAACTTCTTATACGTATGCAGAGCAAAATGTCGTGAATCGATTGCAACCACCATCAGCCGAGCATTGGCTTGGGACAGACCATCTTGGCCGAGATATTTTTACTCGAATTGCCTACGGTGCGAGAGTATCCTTAATGGTTGGTTTCTTTGCGGTAACAGGGGCATTAGTTTTCGGGACATTGCTAGGAATTATAGCGGGTTACTATGGGCGTTGGGTCGATATGCTCATCTCTCGAATCTTTGATATATTACTAGCTTTCCCAAGTATTTTACTCGCGATTGCGATTGTAGCGATTCTTGGCGCATCTTTACAAAATGCATTAATTGCCATCGCCATTATAAACATTCCGATATTCGGGAGGTTAGTTCGTTCAAAGGTTATCAGTTTACGAGAAGAAGAATATATTATGGCGGCAAAAGCACAAGGGATGAAAAACGGAAGAATCATATTGCATCATATTTTACCGAATAGCATCGCGCCGATTATTGTTCAATCAACGTTAGGCTTTGGTACAGCCATTCTAGAAGCAGCAGCACTCGGTTTTCTTGGCTTAGGTGCTCAGCCACCAAGACCAGAGTGGGGCCAAATGCTTGCTGATTCTCGTGACTTCTTAACGTTAGCACCATGGACATTAGTTGTGCCAGGAGTGTGTATTATGCTTGTTGTTCTTGGCTTTAACTTAATGGGAGATGGGCTAAGGGATGCATTAGACCCGAAGATGAAGAGTTAA